Part of the Prevotella communis genome is shown below.
TAGGCGATGTCATCGTGTCGCGTACGGGATATACAGGTGAGGACGGCTTTGAGGTCTATGCCTCTCATGAGTACATCCAACAGTGTTGGGATAAGCTGATTGACGCTGGCGTTCAGGCCTGTGGCCTGGGCTGTCGTGATACCTTGCGCTTTGAGGTGGGCTTGCCTCTTTACGGCGACGAACTCTCAGAGGATATCACTCCAATCATGGCCGGCCTGGGGATGTTTGTGAAACTTGATAAGGAGGAGTTTATCGGAAAGGATGCTCTGGCCCGGCAAAAGGCAGAGGGACCTGCCAGGAGACTCGTGGGTATTGAACTCCTTGACAGGGCAATACCTCGTCATGGCTATCCTGTCCTGAATATGGAAGGTGAACCTATTGGTGAGGTAACGACGGGTTATCATGGTATATCTGTTGATAAGAGTGTCTGTATGGCCTTGGTGGACGCACAATATGCTGCTTTGGGTACTGACCTCCAGATTCAGATACGTAAGAAGGTGTTCCCTGGCAAAGTGGTGAAGAAACAATTCTATAGCAAGAACTATAAAAAATAAATCTAAAAACTATAAAAACA
Proteins encoded:
- the gcvT gene encoding glycine cleavage system aminomethyltransferase GcvT, whose amino-acid sequence is MGIKTEPVRRDKRTCLYERHVALGATMVSFGGFDMPLLYQYAGIAPEHMAVREHAGLFDVSHMGEVTVKGPDAERYVQHIFTNDIANAPVGKIYYGMMCYENGGTVDDLLVYKMAENDFFLVINAANIDKDWAWMQQNAKGFDIDLQNRSDYYGQIALQGPEAEHIMETVLNLPCSELAFYTVKTIGDVIVSRTGYTGEDGFEVYASHEYIQQCWDKLIDAGVQACGLGCRDTLRFEVGLPLYGDELSEDITPIMAGLGMFVKLDKEEFIGKDALARQKAEGPARRLVGIELLDRAIPRHGYPVLNMEGEPIGEVTTGYHGISVDKSVCMALVDAQYAALGTDLQIQIRKKVFPGKVVKKQFYSKNYKK